A genomic window from Actinomycetaceae bacterium MB13-C1-2 includes:
- a CDS encoding pyrophosphate--fructose-6-phosphate 1-phosphotransferase, with amino-acid sequence MAVRRVALLTAGGFAPCLSTSVGNLIERYNQLDPSIEIIAYKYGYHGLLTGNYIEVDDEARKNAAVLRNFGGSPIGNSRVKLTNVKDCVKRGLVEEGQDPLEVAAEQLRTDGVDVLHTIGGDDTNTTAADLAKYLADNDYNLTVVGLPKTIDNDIIPIRQSLGADTAANQAARFAKNVIGENHCGPRMLIVHEIMGRHCGWLAAAATKNYREILEGETWVPSIGLSRDYWDVHALYLPEMHFDVKDEAKRLRAIMDEGGNVNIFISEGAGVPEIIAEMEANGEEVARDAFGHVRLDEINPGQWFAKQFAQLLGAEKVMVQKSGYFSRAAESNQFDLDLIKEMTDFGVDSALQGVSGVIGHDEENGDKLSAIAFDRIAGGKAFDITQDWFVQMMAEIGQPVEPAEPAEH; translated from the coding sequence GTGGCCGTTCGTCGCGTTGCCCTTCTAACCGCCGGTGGTTTCGCACCTTGTCTTTCAACCTCCGTTGGGAACCTGATAGAGCGCTATAACCAGCTTGATCCGTCAATCGAGATCATTGCTTACAAGTACGGTTACCACGGTCTGTTGACCGGGAACTACATCGAGGTCGATGACGAGGCTAGGAAGAACGCTGCTGTTCTGCGCAATTTCGGTGGTTCACCGATTGGAAACTCCAGAGTAAAGCTGACAAACGTCAAGGATTGCGTGAAGCGCGGTCTGGTTGAAGAGGGCCAGGACCCACTTGAGGTGGCGGCTGAGCAACTACGCACCGACGGTGTTGACGTGCTCCACACCATTGGTGGAGATGACACGAACACGACGGCGGCAGACCTGGCGAAGTACCTGGCGGATAACGACTACAACCTGACCGTTGTGGGTCTGCCCAAAACGATCGACAACGACATCATTCCAATTCGTCAGTCTCTCGGGGCTGACACCGCCGCTAATCAGGCTGCACGCTTCGCGAAGAACGTCATTGGAGAGAACCACTGCGGGCCGCGCATGTTGATTGTTCACGAAATCATGGGACGCCACTGCGGTTGGCTGGCTGCTGCCGCGACCAAGAACTATCGTGAAATTCTTGAGGGTGAAACCTGGGTTCCTTCAATCGGTTTGTCCAGGGACTACTGGGATGTTCACGCGCTGTACCTTCCCGAGATGCACTTTGACGTCAAGGACGAGGCGAAGCGTCTACGGGCGATCATGGATGAGGGCGGCAACGTCAATATCTTTATCTCCGAGGGCGCGGGTGTTCCTGAGATTATCGCTGAGATGGAAGCTAATGGTGAAGAGGTCGCACGCGATGCCTTCGGGCATGTTCGGCTTGACGAAATCAACCCCGGCCAGTGGTTCGCAAAGCAGTTTGCACAGCTTCTTGGTGCCGAGAAGGTCATGGTTCAAAAGTCTGGTTACTTCTCGCGTGCGGCCGAGTCGAACCAGTTTGACCTCGACCTAATCAAAGAGATGACGGACTTCGGAGTCGATTCTGCTCTGCAGGGTGTCTCTGGCGTCATCGGGCATGACGAGGAGAACGGTGACAAGCTGAGCGCTATTGCTTTCGACAGGATTGCTGGCGGGAAAGCTTTCGATATTACCCAGGACTGGTTCGTCCAAATGATGGCTGAGATTGGTCAGCCAGTCGAGCCCGCAGAACCCGCTGAGCACTAA
- a CDS encoding 3-deoxy-7-phosphoheptulonate synthase class II: MPWDTWRDKPSRHQPDYPDSDELSRVVEDLRLRPPLVFAGEVDSLREQLGKAGNREAFVLIGGDCAETFAQSTADQLRLKIQTLLQMAVVLTYGSSMPVVKIGRIAGQYAKPRSSPVETRDGVELPSYLGDAVNGFDFTPEDRGHDPGRLLETYQRSASSLNLIRAFTKGGYADLRRVHEWNRGFTQNPVYRRYDQLANEITRAVKFMEAAGADFDSLREVDLFSSHEALLLDYESALTRIDSRTGDPYDTSGHFLWIGERTRGLDEGHVELMRQVRNPIGVKIGPSATTDELIGLIDALNPEGESGRLTFMARMGAGRIEDALPPLVEAVNADGRPVTWITDPMHGNTISTSNGYKTRDFETIMQEVASFFSVHRSLGTVPAGIHVELTGGDVTEVIGGAEGLDDASLVQRYETLVDPRLNHQQSLEIAFQVASMAAEEQGGHAIDYDGDGAWRMIGAEDIN; the protein is encoded by the coding sequence ATGCCCTGGGACACATGGCGAGACAAACCTTCTCGCCATCAGCCTGATTACCCTGACTCCGATGAACTCTCACGCGTTGTTGAGGATCTTCGACTTCGTCCTCCGCTAGTCTTTGCGGGTGAGGTCGACAGCCTGCGTGAGCAGTTGGGTAAGGCGGGTAACCGAGAGGCTTTCGTTCTGATAGGCGGTGACTGTGCCGAAACGTTCGCCCAGTCAACCGCCGATCAGCTTCGCCTGAAGATTCAGACTCTTCTTCAGATGGCGGTGGTTCTCACCTACGGCAGTTCCATGCCGGTAGTGAAGATTGGAAGGATCGCTGGTCAGTACGCGAAACCTCGTTCATCTCCGGTGGAGACACGAGATGGGGTCGAGCTTCCCAGCTACCTCGGAGATGCGGTTAACGGTTTTGATTTCACGCCGGAGGATCGCGGACATGATCCGGGGCGACTTCTGGAAACGTACCAACGATCCGCGTCGTCGTTGAACCTGATTCGGGCCTTCACCAAAGGTGGCTACGCAGATCTTCGCCGTGTTCATGAGTGGAATCGCGGATTCACTCAGAACCCCGTCTATCGGCGCTACGATCAGCTGGCAAATGAGATCACTCGTGCCGTGAAGTTTATGGAGGCGGCTGGGGCCGACTTTGACTCGTTGCGAGAAGTCGATCTATTTAGCTCTCACGAGGCTCTTCTACTCGACTACGAATCAGCGCTGACCCGTATTGATTCGCGTACAGGAGATCCCTACGATACCTCGGGCCACTTCCTCTGGATCGGGGAGCGGACCCGTGGTTTGGACGAGGGGCATGTTGAGTTGATGCGCCAGGTACGCAATCCTATCGGTGTCAAAATCGGTCCGAGTGCAACGACCGATGAGTTGATAGGACTTATCGACGCGCTTAACCCCGAGGGAGAATCGGGCCGGCTAACGTTCATGGCTCGGATGGGAGCTGGCCGCATTGAAGATGCACTCCCGCCCCTGGTTGAGGCTGTTAATGCTGATGGGCGCCCCGTCACTTGGATCACTGACCCAATGCACGGAAACACAATCTCAACGTCCAATGGTTACAAGACACGGGACTTCGAGACGATCATGCAAGAGGTCGCGAGTTTCTTCTCCGTTCATCGCTCGCTTGGCACCGTTCCGGCTGGGATTCACGTCGAGCTAACGGGTGGAGACGTTACTGAGGTGATTGGGGGAGCGGAAGGCTTGGATGACGCCTCGCTGGTTCAGCGCTATGAAACCCTGGTTGATCCGAGGCTGAACCATCAGCAGTCACTTGAGATCGCGTTCCAGGTAGCGTCCATGGCAGCCGAAGAACAGGGCGGTCACGCAATCGACTATGACGGCGACGGGGCATGGCGCATGATTGGCGCGGAGGACATCAACTAG
- the pknB gene encoding Stk1 family PASTA domain-containing Ser/Thr kinase, translating into MSESSTPSGPDAPRGGEVDGPPPPNGGDPLIGLTIDGRYKVVSRMARGGMASVYIAEDQRLGRLVALKIMHPHLAESEQFTARFRQEARSAAKISHPGVVPVYDQGAYQGQGYLVMELVDGPHLRDFVQDSGPLTLGDSLDITEQLLAALVFAHKAGVVHRDLKPENVLVASDGTLKITDFGLARAASEVTMSSTGTVMGTVAYLAPEVALRGDYDGRTDIYAVGIMLYELLTGTVPGQGSDTPIQLALSRVNDDIPPPSKLQDWIPTEVDNLTQVLAARDPADRPLTARDAAALVARTRNALPIELLDHQLPVSGSESLSAEESGATHALKVDGRTTWLPIEQNVVHTSGAVAKTSQKERRKPLSRVPLVVATVLLLLVGVALGVWWWWQQYGPGSYYEMPNLAGKTVAEAQSELSEMGIASNLQYENDDDVPDQMIIETNPAYGERVHKNAEATLIVSQGVLFLQVPDVVGESVSDATTTIETEGLTVNKTLEEWSETVPEGHVISTNPTPGTEIDHRNSVHLTVSKGREPIEIPDVLGQSVEEAQVQLEALALKVEVVEDYSDDYAIGQISAVSPAIGEKVHRGDTVQITRSLGSRYVVVPDVWRMSRDEAVAAIEGAGLRVEVNVIVELLNVVGRQSVAPGQTVERGTVVTIDIV; encoded by the coding sequence GTGAGTGAGAGTTCAACCCCTTCGGGGCCCGACGCGCCCCGAGGCGGAGAGGTCGATGGTCCGCCGCCCCCGAACGGCGGAGACCCGCTCATCGGACTGACTATAGACGGACGTTACAAAGTTGTCTCGCGCATGGCACGTGGCGGCATGGCAAGCGTCTACATTGCCGAGGATCAGCGTCTGGGTCGTCTGGTTGCCCTGAAGATCATGCATCCCCATCTGGCGGAGTCTGAACAGTTCACGGCGCGCTTCCGTCAAGAGGCACGCTCCGCCGCCAAAATTTCCCATCCCGGCGTCGTTCCGGTCTACGACCAGGGGGCCTATCAGGGGCAGGGATACCTGGTGATGGAACTCGTGGATGGACCCCATCTACGAGACTTCGTCCAGGACTCGGGTCCTCTAACTCTTGGCGATAGCCTGGACATCACCGAGCAACTGCTCGCAGCGCTAGTCTTCGCCCATAAGGCGGGTGTGGTCCACCGCGATCTTAAGCCCGAGAACGTTCTGGTTGCCTCCGATGGAACGCTCAAAATTACCGACTTTGGCCTGGCACGTGCAGCCTCAGAGGTGACGATGTCATCCACCGGTACGGTGATGGGCACAGTTGCCTATTTAGCTCCCGAGGTTGCCCTGCGGGGTGACTACGACGGACGAACCGATATCTATGCGGTTGGGATCATGCTCTACGAGCTATTGACAGGAACCGTTCCGGGGCAGGGTTCCGATACGCCGATTCAGCTCGCGCTGTCACGGGTCAATGACGATATTCCACCGCCCTCGAAACTCCAGGACTGGATTCCCACCGAAGTGGACAATCTGACCCAGGTCTTGGCGGCGCGTGACCCTGCTGATCGCCCTTTGACGGCCCGGGACGCCGCGGCGCTCGTCGCGCGAACGAGGAACGCACTTCCGATCGAGCTACTAGACCACCAGCTTCCGGTTTCGGGATCAGAGAGCCTTTCCGCTGAGGAGTCGGGGGCGACCCACGCACTCAAGGTCGATGGTCGCACTACGTGGCTTCCGATTGAACAGAATGTTGTTCACACTTCGGGGGCCGTCGCGAAGACTTCTCAGAAGGAACGCCGCAAGCCGTTATCCAGGGTGCCCCTGGTTGTCGCAACCGTTCTTTTGTTGCTTGTCGGGGTTGCTCTCGGCGTTTGGTGGTGGTGGCAACAGTACGGTCCCGGTTCCTACTACGAAATGCCAAACCTTGCGGGAAAGACGGTAGCCGAAGCTCAGTCGGAGCTTTCCGAAATGGGGATAGCTTCCAACCTGCAGTACGAGAACGATGATGACGTACCCGATCAGATGATCATCGAAACCAACCCGGCCTATGGCGAACGTGTTCACAAGAACGCCGAGGCAACGCTCATCGTCTCGCAGGGCGTTCTATTCCTTCAGGTGCCCGACGTTGTCGGAGAATCAGTTTCGGATGCCACGACAACGATCGAAACCGAAGGTTTAACCGTCAACAAGACTCTTGAGGAATGGTCTGAGACCGTTCCTGAGGGGCATGTCATCAGTACAAACCCAACTCCGGGAACGGAAATCGACCACCGAAACTCGGTGCACTTAACTGTCTCGAAGGGACGTGAGCCAATCGAGATCCCCGATGTTTTGGGGCAGTCAGTGGAAGAAGCTCAAGTGCAGCTCGAAGCACTGGCACTCAAGGTTGAAGTTGTCGAAGACTATTCGGATGACTACGCAATCGGTCAGATATCTGCTGTAAGCCCGGCCATTGGAGAAAAAGTCCATCGGGGAGACACCGTTCAGATCACCCGCTCCCTCGGTTCTCGATATGTCGTTGTTCCCGATGTCTGGCGGATGAGTCGTGATGAGGCGGTCGCGGCGATTGAGGGGGCAGGATTGCGGGTGGAGGTCAACGTAATCGTTGAGCTACTCAATGTCGTGGGAAGGCAGAGCGTCGCCCCCGGTCAGACCGTGGAGCGTGGCACGGTCGTTACCATCGATATCGTCTAA
- a CDS encoding Rv2175c family DNA-binding protein — translation MSYSNKDLFAETELVDGLSAARMLGTKPSRIKQLIRDNLLIGYYADGSWWVPETALVLLDSELGQMPGAKKIAERIAASVKLAEDTDPLPEATHVPLWTLPGTITVLKDGGFTDDEVLEWLFSPSELLDEKPIDALRSGRHHEVNSVASALAW, via the coding sequence ATGAGCTACTCGAACAAAGATCTCTTTGCCGAAACCGAATTGGTTGATGGCCTCAGTGCAGCCCGGATGCTAGGAACTAAACCTTCTCGGATTAAGCAGTTGATCCGAGACAATCTTTTGATCGGCTACTACGCTGACGGTTCGTGGTGGGTTCCGGAGACAGCATTGGTTCTACTCGATTCGGAGCTCGGCCAGATGCCGGGAGCCAAGAAAATCGCGGAACGAATTGCCGCGTCAGTCAAGCTGGCAGAGGATACCGACCCCCTGCCTGAAGCCACCCACGTTCCGCTTTGGACTCTGCCCGGCACCATCACGGTTCTAAAAGACGGGGGATTCACTGATGATGAGGTGCTGGAATGGTTGTTTAGCCCCAGCGAACTACTCGACGAAAAGCCGATAGATGCTTTGAGGTCGGGGCGCCATCACGAAGTGAACTCAGTAGCGTCGGCACTCGCCTGGTAG